A single region of the Glycine max cultivar Williams 82 chromosome 20, Glycine_max_v4.0, whole genome shotgun sequence genome encodes:
- the LOC100788833 gene encoding uncharacterized protein, which yields MSEGLFNFVIGWTFLFVPLLFTDRNNDRYKGSLDVLWGLQMFLTNTFLIPYMAIRLNDADDESVPRKLSQFGSVMTNGAPIVGVIGGSACIVSLLWALFGRMDANFGGIADRWDYLVGYLGSERLAYAFIWDICLYIIFQPWLIGDNLQNVQENKVFVVKYLRYNKIGYRTLAIWILESEWSGC from the exons ATGTCCGAAGGACTATTCAATTTTGTGATTGGCTGGACGTTCCTGTTTGTCCCTTTGCTGTTCACAGATCGCAACAATGATAGATATAAAGGGTCTCTAGATGTACTCTGGGGCCTGCAAATGTTCCTGACAAATA CGTTTTTGATCCCATACATGGCTATCCGATTGAATGATGCTGATGATGAGAGTGTTCCAAGAAAACTTTCACAGTTTGGCTCAGTGATGACAAATGGTGCTCCAATTGTTGGAGTGATTGGTGGGAGTGCATGCATTGTATCTCTATTGTGGGCTCTTTTTGGTCGAATGGATGCAAATTTTGGGGGCATAGCAGATAGATGGGACTACTTGGTGGGTTATCTTGGATCAGAAAGGCTGGCTTATGCTTTCATATGGGATATATGTCTTTACATAATTTTCCAGCCTTGGTTGATTGGAGACAACCTCCAGAATGTCCAAGAAAACAAGGTTTTTGTAGTGAAGTATCTTAGATATAACAAGATAG GTTATCGAACATTGGCTATTTGGATTTTGGAGTCTGAGTGGAGCGGCTGTTAG